Proteins from a genomic interval of Rosa chinensis cultivar Old Blush chromosome 2, RchiOBHm-V2, whole genome shotgun sequence:
- the LOC112188915 gene encoding protein RALF-like 34, which yields MASPTLLHYLLCFFLVFLVLGPDGSSAVAHLDEASLKLVTDNLDLASAMSMYQQLNEEDKEDDEDEIDVENGYGRRSLFWRRMRYYISYGALSANRIPCPPRSGRSYYTNNCFKARGPVHPYTRGCSRITRCRR from the coding sequence ATGGCTTCTCCAACTCTACTCCACTACCTCCTTTGCTTCTTCCTCGTCTTCCTCGTTCTGGGCCCTGACGGCTCTTCCGCCGTGGCCCATCTCGACGAAGCGAGCTTGAAGCTAGTAACCGACAATTTGGACCTGGCTAGTGCAATGTCGATGTATCAACAACTGAATGAGGAGGATAAAGAGGACGATGAGGATGAGATAGACGTAGAGAATGGATACGGGCGTAGATCTCTGTTCTGGAGGAGAATGAGGTACTACATTTCTTACGGGGCGCTCTCGGCGAATAGGATCCCATGCCCGCCTCGGTCCGGGAGGTCTTACTACACCAACAACTGCTTCAAGGCTAGAGGCCCAGTTCATCCTTACACCAGAGGCTGCTCTAGGATCACTCGCTGCAGAAGATGA
- the LOC112183810 gene encoding uncharacterized protein LOC112183810, with product MFVGNLVNVVGSSCKRRDSLREKQVAKIIEELNIGSILSGRGLNQETTLKRAGDTRWSSHYGTLISIINLFPSLVELLEEIKEDGSSTDQKQDASRLLDSLESFDFVFSLHLMKVLLGTTNQLSQALQRRDQDIVNAMNLVKVCKEQLQNMRDNGWDSLLSQVVSFCEKQEIDVPNMDDVPFIPGKSRRRAPKVTNLHRYRVELFCAVIDMQLQELNDHFTETTTELLLCMTCLNPSNSFSAFSKEKLIRLAQFYPKDFSAVSLLALEDELDTYISDMRSSSVFTQLKGISDLGEKMVETQKDKVYPLVYLLITLTLILPVATATVERAFSAMKIIKSDLRNRMGDMWMNSSMITYIEKEIFDGIDNETIMKRFQNMSNRRGQL from the coding sequence ATGTTTGTTGGTAATTTGGTGAATGTTGTTGGAAGCTCATGTAAACGTCGTGATTCTCTTCGAGAGAAACAAGTCGCCAAGATTATCGAAGAACTTAATATTGGTTCTATTTTAAGTGGGAGGGGCTTGAATCAGGAAACCACCCTAAAGCGAGCTGGTGATACAAGATGGAGCTCACATTATGGTACTTTGATTAGTATCATCAACTTATTTCCATCTTTAGTTGAATTGcttgaagaaataaaagaggatGGATCATCTACAGATCAGAAACAAGATGCAAGCAGATTATTAGACTCATTGGAATCATTCGACTTTGTATTTAGTCTGCATTTGATGAAGGTTTTGTTGGGGACTACAAATCAATTATCACAGGCATTGCAAAGAAGAGACCAAGATATTGTGAATGCAATGAACTTAGTTAAAGTGTGTAAGGAGCAATTGCAAAATATGAGAGACAATGGATGGGATTCTCTTCTTAGTCAAGTTGTTTCATTTTGTGAAAAACAGGAGATTGATGTTCCTAACATGGATGATGTTCCTTTTATTCCAGGAAAATCACGACGTAGAGCTCCAAAGGTCACTAATCTGCATAGGTATCGAGTTGAATTATTTTGTGCAGTCATAGATATGCAACTTCAAGAGCTAAATGATCATTTTACAGAGACTACTACCGAGCTACTTCTCTGTATGACATGTCTTAATCCATCTAATTCATTCTCCGCTTTTAGCAAAGAAAAATTGATTCGGCTTGCTCAGTTTTATCCTAAAGATTTTTCTGCAGTATCTCTCTTGGCTCTTGAAGATGAATTGGACACTTATATATCTGATATGCGAAGCAGTAGTGTGTTTACACAATTGAAAGGAATTAGTGACCTTGGAGAAAAAATGGTTGAGACACAGAAGGACAAGGTTTATCCATTAGTTTACTTGCTCATAACATTGACGCTAATTCTTCCAGTTGCAACTGCCACTGTAGAAAGAGCATTTTCTGCCATGAAGATCATAAAAAGTGATTTGCGAAACCGAATGGGAGACATGTGGATGAATAGCAGCATGATTACATATATCGAGAAAGAAATATTTGATGGTATTGATAATGAAACCATCATGAAAAGATTTCAAAATATGAGCAATCGTCGTGGACAATTGTAA